The window AGAAAATTTTGAGGACAGCGGAGCAGTAGTTGTAGTAGCCATACGAAGAACTTTAGTAGGGTATCTAATCAAACCGCATATGCTTTTGGCTCTGCAACACGACCGATGctatctcctccttctcctctcctctcatCTCCTCTGTTTTGATCGATTCCCAAGTCCCGACGCTCGCACACGAACATATAATCatacaaccctaaaacgaaaaACACGAGAAACTGTTCCCATCcatcaaaaaccctaattcccaGAAGAGGAAAGAGACGACCCCGACCAGATACGACATCCCCTCTCCACCGCATAGATTACCAtgtctccctttcttttctttcttttctttcttttttaatcccATTCCAATTTTTCATAGGATTTTGCCATGTCAAGTTAAATGGTCAAAAatccattctttcctttttctgtttgAGAAATGGAAGATTTCCTAAGCAATAATGATGTCATCAGCAAATTGTTTGCCGCcgattgaaaaggaaaaataatgttACGTAGGACTCTCTTCAATCTATTAGCCAAAATTTTAACAATAACTTTGTAGGTGGAATTGCAAAGGTTGATAGGTCTGAATTACTCCACATGAGAAGCATTCTCTTTTTTAGATATCAGGCACATAAGAGTGTGGCTGACACCAAAGTGAAGGGACATATCCTAGAAGAAAACCGTGATAAAGTTACATAAGTCATCACTCAACATGTCCCACAAATTTTTAAACACATCTTGGAATCCATCAGATCCAGGTACTTTAAAAGCATCGAAAGAAAACACAATGTTACAAATTTCACCAAAAGAAGGGATTTGGCATAGCGAGGCAAAATTGAGATTGGGCAAGGATGGGAACAAACATTCAATGAAAGAGGGTTGAGAGGGTTGGTAGTGGTGAAAAGGGTGGatagaaagaggcaaattcctTGGCTATATCTCTAGGATCAGTTAGCTTGTTCCCAAATGGGGAGAGAATAAAGTCAGTACATCATTTGCGAGAGTTAACATTCACAACCGTATGGTAGAATTTGGTATTTCTGTCCCCTTAGTTAATATAGAAATGTTTGGGTTTCTTATACCAAAATTTTTCTTCAGCTTCAAGGATCCACTCCAGGTTGGAGGAAACCTTGGATATCTCATCAAAAGAGGGTGGAGATTTCTCCTCCAAAGAGAGAATCTTGGTGAGGTCAGATTTTTTAAGGTTATCAATATGGACAAAAATAGAGGAGTTCGACTGGGAGAAAAGTTTACTTAAGCTGGAAATTTTGGCCGTAAGATTGTCCTGGTCTATAATCTCCATTTCTCATGGTAGAAAAGTATCAAGTTAGGATGGGAAACCCAAGCATCTTGGAAGTGGAACAGTTTTCTACATTTGGGTTGTGGGTGGGTTGTGTCAAGGAGAATTGGGTTGTGATCAAAGCCAGTGGATGGAAGTCTGGAtaaaaaagcaaaaggaaaacaagaaagCCAAGAGAAAGTGGCAAATGATGTGTCAAGGCATTCTTTGATTAAATGTGGTGGTTTTTCTTATTGGACCATGTAAATTAGTTTCCCTAAGGTTTGACTTCTTTCATATGGAAAGAAGACAGAGTGTTTTCAAGAACAGATGAGGATGGTGAGGTTTTAAAAGGCTTTCCTCCCAACTTGTTTGAGTTTGATAGGATCTCATTGAAGTGGCCAATAAAAACACATGACAACGAGATTGAAGCAAGGAAGGAATGAAGTTAAATCCAATAGTCTTTCCTAAGGTTGTGGGGAAGCATAAAGCCCTACCAAAATTCAATTGTTTGGAGAAGATGGGCTATTGCCAATTTCTATAGGGATGAAATCATCTTTACAGAACTGTGTGGTCTTAGAGATTAGAACCCAAATTCCTCCTTTCATACCTCTAGAACCTTCACTATTTATCAAATGAGAAACATCATAAACATTGAAAAAACTGGGAAGTTTAAAGTTGGCATGATCTATCAccttattttcatataaaacaACAATAGCTGGTCTTTCTTTCTTGACATACTGACGTGCTATATTGTGCCACCAGTCCAGTACATAATAAGACAGCCCTTCGAGGATGAGCCCTCACCTCGTCCTAGTCCTGCCGAGCTCTCGCCTCTGCCCTTCGCGGACGAGCCCACGCCTCGTCCAAGTCTTGCCGAGCCCTTGCCTCAGTCTCTCATGAGCAAACCCTCACATCATCCCTTCTCAGACAAAGCCTCTACCTCTGCCACCTGGACAGATTCCCTCCTTGATCAACAGAGAGTCCTTAGCTGAATCAGTGCCACGACATCACGGCTGACTATGTGCCATGTCATTGCGGTTGGGAGAATCATCCAACCAGGGCATGGTTAGAGATGGTGCTCCGGAGGAAGTGGAACTGCCAGTGAGAGCACTCTCCCCAAGTATTACGTACATTCCTTGTCGAGACTCTTAACTCCTTACAATTCCCTGAAATTGTGGAGTATTCGAAATATTCCCCCTCTCATACGCAGGTTCAGGAGAACATGGAGGAGTGGGACATAGGAAGAGCTAAGGAAATCAGGCCTTATAAATACAGGAGGTGCTGAacagagaggaggaaaaaaactACGAGATAATGCATACATGTTGCTTAATTCTGACCCTGACTTTATCATTGGAGGGTTATCGCATCGGCCAGCTCTGGTACCCCTTTGCTGACTTGTTCGTCCTTGTAGTGAGAGTCCAAAGAACCTTTGGTGTGACTCGAAGCTACCTAGAGATTCTACTTCTGGTCATAATTTACCACATTACATTTGTTGATAGATAGTTTTTATTGAGTGAGCTATATCGCACTCTTACATCTAGTGCAAAATGTTCATGATGAGTAAATCAAGAATAAAACAATATTGTAAATGTCAGAAAAGGTCGAGGATAATGAGAAGTAtaagaaaacagaaataagagaaaataacaGAGAACCCCAggcaaagaagaacaaaatcaaatcagaGGGCCAATGCATAAACAGAGACGGGGAAAACAAAACTAGAAATCACCATAAAAAAGAGACTATGGAAATCTCAAAAAACCAAGATTAAGAGACCATAGAATCAAGAGACAATAGAATTAAACTATAAGATAATAGAAGTGTAAAAAAAGGCAGATTGAAATGAAGCAatcaaatgataaaaataaaccaaCCACCTGGGCACAAATTTCCTAGACAAGTATTTTTCTGTAATTGAAACTAAGAGAAACATAATTCAAATAGAACATAGAAAAATCATGTAATATAGATAGAGAACAATGGACAATGATAGTATACAATTATGCAGTGCATATTTGGAATGTTATCTTATTTTAGGTTTGAAAGAAAATTATCCTCAATCGTTCTATGTGTCTTGATATAAGCAGAAATAGACAACTCACTTCTTCGTGGGACCTTCTTCTTATTTCTCCCCCTCGTTTTGTTGTATCatcaatttatttttgttgattgTTTCTATACCCCTATTTTGGTTGTATCCCTCATTTGGTTTGTTTAGTCCTCCccatcccaccccccccccttttttggtCCTTCTCGTTTTGGGCATGCATTTGCTTGTTAGGGTCTTTTCCGTTGGCTAGCCTTCTTGACTTTGGtgttgtatatttttttctccttttgattTGTCTTTCATGTTTATGTTAcgggaaaaagaaagctaatCACATGTGTCCTCTATGCCTAGCTGTGGTTGGGCATGAGAAGACCCAATTACCCCATGCATGCGTGCTGAAGATGCCTCTGCTTGGCCTCCCATCGACCTGTGTCCTGACACAGTAGCGACACGGGCAGTTAGGGTTCTCTTCCCCATATCTCATTaatccaaaaaatgaaaaaataaaaccttgcTTAAGGTCTAGTAATGAATTATATTTAATTCCAAGGGATAAGATTCCAATCCATAATTTTTCATGGGTCCTTAATCTACATgatgggctgggctgggctggtcTGCATTGCAAATGATCACCTCTACGTACGCGCTATCTGTTTGATAGCCTTCAGAAAGCTAGATCATCAAGAAGCCTGACAGCTCTCAGAGGAGCAGCTGAGCATCATCGCCCTTCCCTTTTGTGAAAATATCGAATACAGTACCAAGTGAGTACTACACTGTTACTACACTTTCTTTACAACTCCTGTCATGAAAATCGAATACATTATGTCTTAATTTCTGCAATTGGTTCATTGATCAATTCGAAATAAAGTTATGAACTTTAGAATTTAAATGTTTATACTTTTTCGCTAGCGAAGATCACAGCTGTTTCTGCTTATTAATCTCTGGCATTTGGTAAGTTGATTTCGTGTGGTTGAACTAAGAACTTCTTTTAAGTTGTCTCTGAGATTCTGAATGACTTCAGTTTgcaattttttgtttcttttgtaaaAACTGGAAATCTGTCTTGGTTGAAGCATTTCTCAGAGTTCCTCTCGTCAGAGATGTAAAAGACTATTGGACGTTGGCAATTGGGCATATCTAGGGTCCTCAGTCCTCACTGTGTTAAACCAGGATGGTTTATCTTCTCAAAAATGTTGAAGTCGGGAAATTGTTTCTTATTGAATTCGGCTACTAGAAAAAAGCAATCTTGTTTGACGACTGTTACCTTTGGGTATATGGGTATTGGTCTTTATGGGTAAGAACTAACGGTGGACAGTGGatcaaaattttaatatttttttttatgggggtggggtggaggggggggggggttggggttggTGGTGGTTGTTGATCACTTTGTGGATGAATAGTGGCATTAGAATTGGTGTCTGCCATGTGACTGATAAAATGGCTAAGAGAAATTTAACTCCGTAAAgtattattttataaaatctTACAAGAAGCACATAACATTGTTTGACAGTGGAGAACAAACCTCCTCTAGTCGAggatgcaatgatgatagaaagtGCTGCCGCAACTGAATTAGTTGGATGTGAAAGAAAGGGGAATGTAGAAGAACCATATGTAGGAATGGAGTTTGAATCTGAAGAAGCTGCCAAGATGTTCTATGATGCATATGCTACTCATATGGGCTTTGTCATGCGTTTTGATGCATTTCGCCGTTCACTGCGGGATGGAAAGGTTATTTGCCGTCGACTTGTATGTAATAAGGAGGGCTTTCGCAGAGTCAGACCCAGGCAGAGTGAGAATAGAAAGCCTCGAGCAATCACACGGGAAGGGTGCAAGGCAATGGTTATGGTGAAGAGGGAGAAGACAGGAAAATGGGTCGTTTCAAGGTTTGTTAAGGATCATAATCATCCAATGGTTATTTCTTCTGGAAGTAGTCGTCGAAGCTTGCTTCTTTCTCAAACACCGGTCAGTTTCCtacttccctttaatttctttaaatATTTCTGGCCTTGAAATCTCTTAGAACTGCAGTCTTGAGTTTCCATATTAATGTTGACTTTAGGATTTTAATCAAAGAGTTCTTATATGTTGCATGGGTCATCAGttatgctaaaccctaaactcactATTAGATCTCCTAGCCCAAATTTATCCTTTATAGTCGATGTGCATGCAAGGGTTTTCAAAGTAGATGGCTCATTCTAGCTTTGTCTTGCTATTTGGGATGCTTCATTACTAGGTGCCTTGTATAGTTATTTTCTTAGCGCATTGTGATGTTCTCTTAGAGTGACCATGGCAGCATAAGGCTGGTATTTTCTACGATGCTgtacggaacaccatcaaggtgaagcaaggagggtTCATATTTGATGTTTCCTCACATGTTGACGGATATGCTTTGACTACAGCAGTTCTCTCCTCCAGCTATTAGCCAGTTTATTTCCCTCACTCATGGAGTTGCACTCCAACCATCTTGCCTGCCACTTCAGCATCAAAATCATTACAGGGCATCTTAGGTTCTCAACCTTACTTGATAGGGTTGAGTTCTTTTACGAACATGAGAGTTGATGCAATAGGACTCTCATGTTTGGACTGACTTGACCCAATCTGGAAACTCAGGCTGAAAAGGACTGGGTTCAACCCTGGAATCAAGTCTAGTAGCGGTAGTTTGAGTGTTTAATAATAGCATTGGGGtgaatattttaattttgaaattaaaactttaCAGGTATTCAGATATCAATAGGTAAGAGTCCAAGTTAATTTTaaattctattttcagtttaaGAGTACAATGGGGAGTGGTTCAGTCATTGTTTTATGCCTAGTTTAGTTGCATTTCTTTTCCAGGAGAAGGTTCTTTACATaaaagtgttctttttctttccgtTCTGTGAGTGCGTTTTGATGGAACGAAGACAATGGTTGTTAAACTGTTCTGAAAGTGTTCCAAGAACAGAAAAATAACAGCAACAATGTTTGGTAGACCTTTTACAAAATCACTTCTTACCACTACAACTAATAATTACGTAAATTCCATTACCCTCACACGTAACCCcaataattatgaaaataccATTATCATGTTTGACACTATAAccaataattttgaaaattatattGT of the Macadamia integrifolia cultivar HAES 741 unplaced genomic scaffold, SCU_Mint_v3 scaffold896, whole genome shotgun sequence genome contains:
- the LOC122070355 gene encoding protein FAR1-RELATED SEQUENCE 5 isoform X5; the protein is MENKPPLVEDAMMIESAAATELVGCERKGNVEEPYVGMEFESEEAAKMFYDAYATHMGFVMRFDAFRRSLRDGKVICRRLVCNKEGFRRVRPRQSENRKPRAITREGCKAMVMVKREKTGKWVVSRFVKDHNHPMVISSGSSRRSLLLSQTPDLVMKRIIGSGRGRGAHIVLSCSRLFSLHHSPMHVAIVMLVL
- the LOC122070355 gene encoding protein FAR1-RELATED SEQUENCE 8 isoform X4; amino-acid sequence: MENKPPLVEDAMMIESAAATELVGCERKGNVEEPYVGMEFESEEAAKMFYDAYATHMGFVMRFDAFRRSLRDGKVICRRLVCNKEGFRRVRPRQSENRKPRAITREGCKAMVMVKREKTGKWVVSRFVKDHNHPMVISSGSSRRSLLLSQTPFRGRSILLRGRHQVRPSLLWIRLEKVYVPRNREHTPTVAEQPTAPTLHPDPDPDPSPG
- the LOC122070355 gene encoding uncharacterized protein LOC122070355 isoform X3 — protein: MMIESAAATELVGCERKGNVEEPYVGMEFESEEAAKMFYDAYATHMGFVMRFDAFRRSLRDGKVICRRLVCNKEGFRRVRPRQSENRKPRAITREGCKAMVMVKREKTGKWVVSRFVKDHNHPMVISSGSSRRSLLLSQTPFRGRSILLRGRHQVRPSLLWIRLEKVYVPRNREHTPTVAEQPTAPTLHPDPDPDPSPGSSQRTALEGCHD
- the LOC122070355 gene encoding uncharacterized protein LOC122070355 isoform X1 codes for the protein MENKPPLVEDAMMIESAAATELVGCERKGNVEEPYVGMEFESEEAAKMFYDAYATHMGFVMRFDAFRRSLRDGKVICRRLVCNKEGFRRVRPRQSENRKPRAITREGCKAMVMVKREKTGKWVVSRFVKDHNHPMVISSGSSRRSLLLSQTPFRGRSILLRGRHQVRPSLLWIRLEKVYVPRNREHTPTVAEQPTAPTLHPDPDPDPSPGSSQRTALEGCHD
- the LOC122070355 gene encoding protein FAR1-RELATED SEQUENCE 5 isoform X6 → MENKPPLVEDAMMIESAAATELVGCERKGNVEEPYVGMEFESEEAAKMFYDAYATHMGFVMRFDAFRRSLRDGKVICRRLVCNKEGFRRVRPRQSENRKPRAITREGCKAMVMVKREKTGKWVVSRFVKDHNHPMVISSGSSRRSLLLSQTPDLVTERMISRGRLHGGLYLLDDDISSVG
- the LOC122070355 gene encoding protein FAR1-RELATED SEQUENCE 1 isoform X2 codes for the protein MENKPPLVEDAMMIESAAATELVGCERKGNVEEPYVGMEFESEEAAKMFYDAYATHMGFVMRFDAFRRSLRDGKVICRRLVCNKEGFRRVRPRQSENRKPRAITREGCKAMVMVKREKTGKWVVSRFVKDHNHPMVISSGSSRRSLLLSQTPDEKDKKIRELYTELQRERKRYTTYQEQLDMILKDIEEHTEHFSRSIKDIVQSVRDIESKRQGLSHS